A window of the Diabrotica undecimpunctata isolate CICGRU chromosome 1, icDiaUnde3, whole genome shotgun sequence genome harbors these coding sequences:
- the LOC140449545 gene encoding uncharacterized protein: MEVKQEVNDETCQGESAEIYYNPVDNGPLDICKLEFKEEPLGLGESIHAALKKLPLMTEIEQEEHELTSFKERQTKNPSGFSQEENTLESMKTIPAHTYNKEQHMSQPVEENTLKCEICVKHFANRSSLNKHMKIHTGVKPYQCEICFKQFRETASLKTHLRLHTGETPYKCEICFKQFAQKNILNKHKYVHTGEKPYTCEICFKPFYQSIYLKRHMRSHTGEKSYKCEICFKQFSESHNLKRHTSLHTGEKLYKCEICFNQFSENSTLKIHMRVHTGEKPYKCEICFKRFTIKGYLKYHSRVHTGEKPYQCEICLKQFRQAASLKTHLRLHTGEKPYKCEICFKQFAKKDNLKGHIYVHTKDKPYKCEICFKQFSQKSKWKNHVRLHTGETP, encoded by the exons atggaagtaaaacaagaagTTAATGATGAGACGTGTCAAGGAGAATCAGCAGAAATATATTATAATCCTGTTGACAATGGTCCTTTGGATATTTGTAAACTTGAATTTAAGGAGGAACCTCTAGGACTAGGAGAAAGTATACATGCAGCCTTAAAGAAACTTCCCCTAATGACTGAAATAGAACAAGAGGAACATGAACTTACGTCATTTAAAGAAAGACAAACAAAAAATCCAAGTG gcTTTTCCCAAGAGGAGAACACATTGGAAAGTATGAAAACAATACCCGCACATACATATAATAAAGAACAACATATGAGTCAACCAGTTGaagaaaatacattaaaatgTGAAATTTGCGTTAAGCACTTTGCCAATAGAAGTTCATTAAATAAACACATGAAAATTCACACTGGGGTAAAaccttaccagtgtgaaatttgttttaagcaatttagagAAACAGCAAgcttgaaaacacatttgagactGCACACTGGAGAAACGCCTTACaaatgcgaaatttgttttaaacagtttgctcaaaaaaatattttaaataaacacaaatacgttcacactggagaaaaaccatataCGTGTGAAATCTGTTTTAAGCCATTTTATCAGTCCATTTATTTGAAACGCCATATGAGAtcacatactggagaaaaatcttacaagtgtgaaatttgttttaagcagttttctgaGTCACATAATCTAAAACGACATACGAGTTTGCACACTGGGGAGAAActatacaagtgtgaaatttgttttaatcaGTTTAGCGAAAATAGTACTTTAAAAAtacatatgagagtgcatactggggaaaaaccttacaagtgtgaaatttgttttaaacggtTTACAATAAAAGGTTATTTAAAATATCATtcgagagtgcacactggagaaaaaccttaccagtgtgaaatttgtttaaaacaatttagACAAGCAGCaagtttgaaaacacatttgagactgcacactggagaaaagccttacaagtgtgaaatttgttttaaacaatttgctaaaaaagataatttaaaagGACACATATACGTTCACACTAAAGataaaccatacaagtgtgaaatttgttttaagcaatttagtcaaaaaagtaaatggaaaaatcatgtgagactgcacactggagaaacgccttga